A single region of the Chitinophagales bacterium genome encodes:
- a CDS encoding SMI1/KNR4 family protein → MMNEQLKRILVKIDQLKGLDSYFTVFGSQEHKYQLNHPVSIDKVHEFERKYDIKLPREYVDFVTILGNGGAGPFYGLELFENCLFDDLNYKYENSLLNPSKPFLFTEPWNPRFSTKFSKDNAEENEIEYAKFEEIYYSKEHMNGTITICNYGCGASLHLIVYGKEYGNIWTDDRGSENGIYPSFELGNNQNISFLNWYELWLDNSLQKFLAPTGGSI, encoded by the coding sequence ATGATGAACGAACAACTAAAAAGAATATTAGTTAAAATAGATCAACTCAAAGGATTGGATAGTTATTTTACTGTATTTGGCTCACAAGAACATAAATACCAACTAAATCATCCTGTCTCAATCGACAAAGTTCATGAATTTGAACGAAAATATGACATAAAACTGCCAAGAGAATATGTAGATTTTGTTACAATACTTGGTAATGGAGGCGCTGGACCGTTTTATGGACTCGAGCTATTTGAAAATTGTTTGTTTGATGATCTAAACTATAAATATGAAAATTCTTTGTTAAATCCAAGTAAGCCCTTTTTGTTTACAGAACCTTGGAACCCCCGATTTTCGACTAAATTCAGCAAAGATAATGCAGAAGAAAATGAAATAGAATATGCAAAATTTGAAGAGATATATTATAGCAAAGAACATATGAATGGAACTATTACTATATGTAATTATGGCTGTGGTGCAAGTTTGCACTTAATAGTCTATGGCAAAGAGTATGGAAATATATGGACGGATGACAGAGGAAGTGAGAATGGAATTTATCCTTCTTTTGAACTTGGGAATAACCAAAATATTTCCTTTTTAAATTGGTATGAGCTGTGGTTAGATAATTCACTTCAAAAATTCCTTGCCCCTACAGGTGGTTCTATCTGA